The Euphorbia lathyris chromosome 3, ddEupLath1.1, whole genome shotgun sequence genome contains a region encoding:
- the LOC136223276 gene encoding NAC domain-containing protein 90-like, whose product MEKKQCTERIEEFPPGMRFYPTEEELISFYLHNKLEGKREEVHRVIPITDIYNMEPWNLPKLAGELCRGDTEQWFFFTPRQEREARGGRPSRTTASGYWKATGSPGYVYSSDNKVIGVKKTMVFYKGRIPTGRKTVWKMNEYRAIEGVADSSSTTVPKLRHEFSLCRVYVTSGSCRAFDRRPVEVVTRETQVLAGDTATTSAQNTRMVDNASSSETSNSAGDHGDLTSTRTEECANWEMVDHLVQPLWEWEPLNWP is encoded by the exons ATGGAAAAAAAGCAATGCACAGAAAGAATAGAAGAATTCCCACCTGGTATGCGCTTTTATCCAACAGAAGAAGAGCTAATTTCCTTCTATCTTCATAACAAGCTGGAAGGCAAAAGAGAAGAAGTACACCGTGTCATTCCTATTACAGACATTTACAACATGGAGCCATGGAATCTCCCAA AACTTGCTGGAGAACTGTGTCGAGGAGACACTGAGCAGTGGTTCTTCTTTACACCAAGACAAGAAAGAGAAGCAAGGGGAGGAAGACCGAGCCGCACAACAGCATCCGGGTACTGGAAAGCTACTGGTTCTCCTGGTTATGTTTACTCATCAGATAACAAAGTGATTGGAGTCAAGAAAACCATGGTTTTCTACAAGGGGAGAATACCTACAGGAAGAAAAACCGTATGGAAGATGAATGAGTATAGAGCCATCGAAGGAGTAGCTGACTCGTCGAGTACTACTGTTCCTAAG CTGAGACATGAATTCAGTTTGTGTCGAGTTTATGTAACATCGGGAAGTTGTAGAGCATTTGACAGACGCCCCGTAGAAGTTGTGACAAGAGAGACACAAGTACTTGCAGGTGACACTGCTACAACATCTGCTCAAAACACCAGAATGGTGGATAATGCAAGCTCCTCTGAGACTTCAAACTCAGCAGGAGATCATGGTGATCTCACAAGCACAAGAACAGAAGAATGTGCCAACTGGGAGATGGTTGATCATTTAGTTCAACCACTTTGGGAATGGGAACCACTGAATTGGCCATGA